CGAATCGATGCGTTCGGGTATCCCTCGGTCGGTTGCACGCTCGCTGCGGGGACCTTCCACTGAGCCAAATCAACCCGGTCCTGCCACTCGCCCGAAGGGGTCAGGTAAGCCGTCACAATGTAGTGACCGAGTCCCAGTTTGTCTTTGGCATCAAACGTGAACACGTAGGGTCCTTCACCCTCGACGACATACCCTGTACCGCCGTTCGCGTTCACACCACCGAAACCGCCTCCAGATTTCTGCCAATGCAAATCCGCCTTGATCCTGATTCCTGGAGGGACGTCGGAAAGACGCAGACGGACTTCGCATGCGTTGCCGGGATGGATGCGATCGGGCACCTCAAATGTGATTTTTGCGTGTTGAGTGTTGGAGAGCTTTGGTTCCTCCGAGGGTAAGGACTTTACCTCGAAAGCCTCATGCGCAACCGTTGCGTATTGGTCGATACCATTGAACCGAACAGCGCCCGGAATCCAATCCTCTAACGGTCCCCTTTCGTAAGCATCGTCGTCCAGATTGATCGCATGCAGTGGATAAGTCGGATTGTCGTGATACTTCGTTCGGTCAACATAGCTGGCGGCGAGGTAGAAATGATCGTCGGGGATCTGCGTCGGGTCATCGCCGGAGTGATAAAAGTTCCACTCGGCGACGGGGGCGTACAGTGCCCAGGGGACGAAAACTTTGACACCTTTATCGGTCGCCATGCCGGTTGGCCGAAAGTCGTGCGCTGCGGCATCAACAAGTGGTGATTGATTCAGCTGCTCACCAACATCTCCCAGCGAACCTCGCAGTCGCAGAGCTCTACGAAATCCATCAACGCTTGCGTGCCAACGGCCTGAGGGCTCGAACACCGCCAGCATCTCAGGCGTCTCAAAAAAGAGATTGTTGGCGTAGGCGTTTGTAGCATGTTGGTAGGAAGAGGGTTGAGCCCCCGCGTCTGCTGCGTTTGGGTCTGCTGCCAGATTTTTTGGATCGGCATGCCGAAAAACCATGTGGCCAATCGATTGCCATAGATTTCCCAAGTACTTGTTGCGACCAGCGACGGGTGATTGGCGGCGTGACCCGATGACAAAGTTGTAGATCGTGTTGTTGAAGATCGAGCAGGCGTAACCGTGGATCTCTTGGAACGCCGATGTGTTTCCCAATGCATCAAATGGGTCGCTCGATTTTCCCCAAGCGATGTTGTTGAAGTAGTACTGCTTAAAGGCTCCGTCCATGTAGTACGCGTGACCAAACCGTGAATTGGCAGCCTGCTTGGCGTGGTTCAGGTTCCCCCACGCTTTGAAACCACCTGGGTTTCCGGAGATGTTGTTGAAGACGTAAGCCGGTCCACCCTGCCAGGTCTCGATGCCTCCCCAATCGTTGCTGTTGAGCAAAGGGTCGATGACCTTGTTGTGATGGATGAGAATCCGCGTCAAAGGGCGATCGACTTTGGCTTCTTGCCGTTTTCCGCCGAAAACAAAAATGCCGGATCCGTAAATGCGGCTCAGTTGATTTCCCGCCACTTCCAGCGTCTCGGCACATTCGATATCGATGGCGTGCCCCTGGCCGTAGCGTGTCGGCCGTTGACCAATGTGGTGCAAGCGATTGCGTAGAACCTTAACGTCCAGCAATCGGCCAAGTGGATACTCGCTGCCATAGCCACCACCATCGTGTAGCACCAATCCTGCGTGGTCGGTGGGGCCGATCACATTGTCGGTAATCCGAACCTGATCAATGGTCGTGTCTTCGCCTATGGATTGGACGCGGACAGCTGTGTGGACATCGGAAAAACGGCAATGCGAAACGGTGATGTCTTGGCCATTACCCCTCAAACGAATGCAGCCCGGGTCAGCGTCGGGACCACCTGGTAGCTTGGTCAGATCAAACGGAACGTTAGTGAACCGAAAATCGAGTCCACTGAATTCAACATGATTCATCGATTGGCTGTCGATCAGATGGATTCGTTTAGCGGCTTCGATATGGGATTCATTGGGATCGGCGTCGCCGGGCAATCGCAAGTACAACCTGCCGCCAGCTCCGCGACGCTCGAACCAGAATTCACCCTGCTTCGCATCGTCTAAGTAGTGCGGTTTGTCTTCCAAGTAGTAGCGAGTGTGGCGAGGGTAGTGGTAGCTGCCGATGGAATTTCCCCATTGTCCACCGAAGACGATCCCGCGTTTTTCTGCGTCAAAGTGGACCACCTTTGAAGGGTAGGGTGTTCCCATCACCCATCCGTATTCGGACCAGATCAACGCGTCGTTGTAGGTGTCCGCTTCTTGCGTGAGATGGACGGTGTCGTATCCGATCGGTCGTTCGATGCCGCCAAACTCAACCTTGGCCCCCCATACGTCCTTGCGATCAGGATTGTTGAACGAATACCACTGGCTCTTGATGTCATCGGGGTCGGAAACCTGCCAATTGGGAGTTCTCGCCAATGGAATCCGCACGGCATCGCCGTCTTGGCCGTAGCACCACAGGTTGCGCGGTTGGAAATCAAGGTCGGCGTACCAGACACAATCGGGCTCCGGTATATCGGGATGGTCGACACCCTGGACCCAATTCGTGACACGTTCCGATCCAACAAGTGCAGCGGGGCCGCTTCCCCATTCGGGGTCGCTGGTCAAGCGAATCGGATTGCCAGGCTGGCCGGACTCCGTCGCGATCAAGGTGCCGCGGTATTGGACTCCTCGTCGAAACACGTAGGTGCAGATTCCGCCGTGCTTGGCCGCATGATCGGTTGCGTTGGCGTCCCAGGGGTGATGTTTCCAGGGCTCGTCTCGAGTTCCGGGATTTGTGTCCGTGCCGTTGTCAAAATCAACATAGCGAACTTGACCCACGGCGCGAAATGCAAACGGACTCGGTTTCCATTGCAGGTCACCCGTTGGCAAAATTTCGGATTGCGAGTCCGACCAAAACATCGCAGCGTCATCGGCATGACTCGATTGACCAAGCTTTGGATGAACGGCCGCCATACCGAAGCCGACAAACAATGCCACGAGAACGGATGGAGAAATGCTGAGACCGGTTTTCACCACGAAGGTCCTTTTGAAGAAAGATGTGACTACTGCGAGGAAGCATCCGCATCGGGTCCAGCGCCGCGCAGCCGTTTGCCGACTTCTCTTAGCGTGGCTTGATCCTCGGGATGGATCGATCCGTCGGGGAGCGGTCCGGTGTTCAAAAGCAGGTTCGCTTGGATGGCCTTGGCCTTTTGAAGCATTTGCATGACTTGGTCAGGCGTCTTGTGTTTGCCGTCGTCGCTTTTCATGTAGCCCCATCCGTGCGGTTGAAGCGTATCGCAAATCTCAAGCGGTACGTCCGACTCGCCCTTCCAATTGCGTTCGGGTGCCTTGAAGTCTTCGGTCCCTAACAAGCCCTGTTTGTACGAGACCAACACTTGAGGCTGTAGCGAATGGATGTGGTCATAGAGCTCTTGCAGCCTAAATTCGTGCATCTTTTCCTTGCGGGATGCAGGCGTCGAAAAACCGTCCAACCAGATGCCGCCGACCGGACCATATTGGGTCAGCAGCTCGGTGATCTGGTTCTTCATGAATTCGACATAAATCTGCAAGTCGTGTGTTTCTCCTTGTGCATAGAATGATTCGGGCGGATCGTACTTGGGTCGCGCGGAGCCACCCCACCCCCAATTGTTTGGCGCGTGAGGATGCCGCCAATCTCGTCCGTGGGAGTAGTACAGAAAGTACCCGAGTCCTTTTTCGCGACACGCATCGGCAAGCTCACCCACCAAGTCGCGTTTGGCAGGGGTGTTCGTGCTCTTGAACTCCGTATACTTGGAATCGAACAGGCAAAAGCTATCGTGATGCCGCGTCGTGATGTTGATGTACTTCATGCCCGCATCGAGTGCCATGTCGGTGATGAAGTCAGCGTCGAACTTTTCTGCGGTGAATCGCTCAGCGAGTTTTTCATACTCCTTGACCCGAATGGTTTCTTTCATCATCACCCACTCGTGGCGACCGAGAAGTGAATAGAGCCCATAATGAATGAACAAACCGAATTCGGCTTTGCGAAACCAATCGATCGCCGCTTTTCGAGGATCGGCGGCGTAGGACTTGGCAACCGGGTTCAAGTAGGATGGAACCTTGGCGTTGGTTTCGGCAGCGAGAAGCGGATGGATCGCCATCAGAGCGGTCCCGCTGGAAGTGGCTTGAATGAATTGACGACGGTTAGGCATAGGGTTCAGTTCCATTGTTTAAGGAGGGGGTCTTTCGACTTGAGAAACCCAAGTTGCTGTCTCGAACACGCAGGTGCAGCTAAGCAACGAACGGACAATTGATGTTGTTTTGCAGGCTGCTGGCCTTCAACACAGGCTAGCAGCCTGTGCTACAAATCGGACAATTTTTTTTCGCTCGTTCCTAACGCAAACGTAATTCAAGTTGCCTCAGGTTCATCGGTTGCCACCCGTCGGGATCCGGTTTGACTCGGAACGTGTACTCACCCGATCGATCGATCCGAATCTTGCCAAGTGTTTTCTTCACATAATTGCCGTAGCCGCCCGTGGACTCGATTTCAACGGACATCGGCTGCCCCGGTAAGCCGAATGCAAAACGAGTCCTGGGGCTTTCGACCGACAGGATGGCTTGGACCTCGTACTCGCCGGGTTGGGTGGTTTGGAACGTCCATTCGACAAAGGCCTCGGGGTCGGTCCAGTATCCGATGTGTGGGGTATCGTCATGGACTTGAATTCTGGCTTGACGGCTACCTTCGTTGTTGTGGATGTAGGCCTTGTTGGCCGACAAGACGACGCTGCCGTCGCGGTTCACCGTAGGAAGGTTTGCCTCAATTTCCAATTTTCCGGCTACCTCGACGACCACCACGCTCGCGACTTCGTCGGGTGCCACCGAGGGAACCGAAATGATCACTCCCTCCGCCGTTGATTCTGCCTGCAACGATTGGCCTCCCGCCAGCAGTGAGGCCTGTTGCACCTCGTTCTTCAGGCCCGGAACGACGAGCTTGCCGTCGGTGGGCCAATCGAACACATGCAAGTACAAAACGGTGCCGTTGTCGGTACGTTTACTGGTGCAGCGTCCCCATTCCAAGTCGATGAACGGACTGGCCTGGGTCCCGTAGATCGATTCGCTATTGACGCTCATCCAAGCCCCAATGGCCTTGAGTCGTTCGACCGCAGGGGGAAGCAACGTTCCGTCCCCGGTCGGGCTGACGTTGAGGAGATAGTTCCCGCCCTTGCTGGCGATATCAATCAGATTGCGAATCAAGGTTGTCGATGATTTGAAATCATCATCACCGATCTTGTATCCCCAGCTTCCGCTAATGGGCATGCAGACTTCCCAGTCCTTGCCAACGGGCGCTTGTGCCGGAATCTGTCGCTCATACGTCTTGTAATCGCCTGGATAATCTTCTCCGAGCCGATCGTTGGTAATCACATTGGTTTGCAGCTTGGTCAGCGAATGCAGCGAGTCGAACGATTCCTGGCTCATCGCTCGAGGGGTGTCCCACCAAAAAATTCCGATCGGCCCGTAATCGGTCAGCAATTGCCTGACCTCGGGAACGGCCTTTTGCATCACATACTCATCCGTGCTGACGCGTTGAATGGTTTTATCCCAACTGTTCCCCATGCCGCCGGGGTGATGCCAATCTTGAGCCTGGGAATAGTAGAAACCAAAGCGAATGCCTTGTTTCTGGCAGGCATCCGCAAGTTCCTTCATGATGTCGCGGCCAAACGGAGTGGCATCGACGACGTTGTAGGGGCTGCACTGCGAACCGAACATCGAAAACCCGTCATGATGCTTGGCGGTGATGACGAGATATTTCATGCCGGCTTGCTTGGCAAGACCGACAAATTCGTCGGCATGAAAGGCGGCCGGATTGAACTGGGCTGCGTATTGTTCGTATTCCGCGATCGGAATGCGACCTTTGTTCATCATCCATTCGGCACTATTGGGCAGCTTGTTTCCTTTATAAAGTCCGCCGGTCGTTGAGTAGATGCCCCAGTGAACGAACATGCCGAACTTGGCCTCACGCCACCACGCCATCCGTGTATCGCGATCTTGTTGGGTTTCGTTCTTGTTTTCCGCGATCACGGGGGTCGTGACCAGCACCAACAAGAAGACAATCAACGATCGATAGTTCGTGGTCATAATGCTCATGAAGTGGTCCTGTCCGGATGTGATGCGGTGATTGAGTGATGCGAGTTGGCGACGGATCATGGATTCGATGCGATCCGCAATCGCTGCAGGGCGGGGCTCCCTAACTCGCTGGGCTCCGTAACTTGCGGGGCGAGGGACGTAACGCTACTCAACGTGTAGTTCTTGGAA
This window of the Novipirellula artificiosorum genome carries:
- a CDS encoding LamG-like jellyroll fold domain-containing protein; the encoded protein is MKTGLSISPSVLVALFVGFGMAAVHPKLGQSSHADDAAMFWSDSQSEILPTGDLQWKPSPFAFRAVGQVRYVDFDNGTDTNPGTRDEPWKHHPWDANATDHAAKHGGICTYVFRRGVQYRGTLIATESGQPGNPIRLTSDPEWGSGPAALVGSERVTNWVQGVDHPDIPEPDCVWYADLDFQPRNLWCYGQDGDAVRIPLARTPNWQVSDPDDIKSQWYSFNNPDRKDVWGAKVEFGGIERPIGYDTVHLTQEADTYNDALIWSEYGWVMGTPYPSKVVHFDAEKRGIVFGGQWGNSIGSYHYPRHTRYYLEDKPHYLDDAKQGEFWFERRGAGGRLYLRLPGDADPNESHIEAAKRIHLIDSQSMNHVEFSGLDFRFTNVPFDLTKLPGGPDADPGCIRLRGNGQDITVSHCRFSDVHTAVRVQSIGEDTTIDQVRITDNVIGPTDHAGLVLHDGGGYGSEYPLGRLLDVKVLRNRLHHIGQRPTRYGQGHAIDIECAETLEVAGNQLSRIYGSGIFVFGGKRQEAKVDRPLTRILIHHNKVIDPLLNSNDWGGIETWQGGPAYVFNNISGNPGGFKAWGNLNHAKQAANSRFGHAYYMDGAFKQYYFNNIAWGKSSDPFDALGNTSAFQEIHGYACSIFNNTIYNFVIGSRRQSPVAGRNKYLGNLWQSIGHMVFRHADPKNLAADPNAADAGAQPSSYQHATNAYANNLFFETPEMLAVFEPSGRWHASVDGFRRALRLRGSLGDVGEQLNQSPLVDAAAHDFRPTGMATDKGVKVFVPWALYAPVAEWNFYHSGDDPTQIPDDHFYLAASYVDRTKYHDNPTYPLHAINLDDDAYERGPLEDWIPGAVRFNGIDQYATVAHEAFEVKSLPSEEPKLSNTQHAKITFEVPDRIHPGNACEVRLRLSDVPPGIRIKADLHWQKSGGGFGGVNANGGTGYVVEGEGPYVFTFDAKDKLGLGHYIVTAYLTPSGEWQDRVDLAQWKVPAASVQPTEGYPNASIRDSNFLIECYFKTQPQHAGGILCEKMSQSGYRLFVANEGGVTFQVAGQDEAASIDSRSLINDGRWHHVIVEADRKSKQLRIYIDGRLDAQGPGIGAVSLENQSDFYVAGRKEGHYLSGTIDFVRIALGTLADAKTAIEELYAWQFDGPFLKDFVGHRPIGRRDAGALERVDPMP
- a CDS encoding alpha-L-fucosidase, translating into MPNRRQFIQATSSGTALMAIHPLLAAETNAKVPSYLNPVAKSYAADPRKAAIDWFRKAEFGLFIHYGLYSLLGRHEWVMMKETIRVKEYEKLAERFTAEKFDADFITDMALDAGMKYINITTRHHDSFCLFDSKYTEFKSTNTPAKRDLVGELADACREKGLGYFLYYSHGRDWRHPHAPNNWGWGGSARPKYDPPESFYAQGETHDLQIYVEFMKNQITELLTQYGPVGGIWLDGFSTPASRKEKMHEFRLQELYDHIHSLQPQVLVSYKQGLLGTEDFKAPERNWKGESDVPLEICDTLQPHGWGYMKSDDGKHKTPDQVMQMLQKAKAIQANLLLNTGPLPDGSIHPEDQATLREVGKRLRGAGPDADASSQ
- a CDS encoding alpha-L-fucosidase; this encodes MSIMTTNYRSLIVFLLVLVTTPVIAENKNETQQDRDTRMAWWREAKFGMFVHWGIYSTTGGLYKGNKLPNSAEWMMNKGRIPIAEYEQYAAQFNPAAFHADEFVGLAKQAGMKYLVITAKHHDGFSMFGSQCSPYNVVDATPFGRDIMKELADACQKQGIRFGFYYSQAQDWHHPGGMGNSWDKTIQRVSTDEYVMQKAVPEVRQLLTDYGPIGIFWWDTPRAMSQESFDSLHSLTKLQTNVITNDRLGEDYPGDYKTYERQIPAQAPVGKDWEVCMPISGSWGYKIGDDDFKSSTTLIRNLIDIASKGGNYLLNVSPTGDGTLLPPAVERLKAIGAWMSVNSESIYGTQASPFIDLEWGRCTSKRTDNGTVLYLHVFDWPTDGKLVVPGLKNEVQQASLLAGGQSLQAESTAEGVIISVPSVAPDEVASVVVVEVAGKLEIEANLPTVNRDGSVVLSANKAYIHNNEGSRQARIQVHDDTPHIGYWTDPEAFVEWTFQTTQPGEYEVQAILSVESPRTRFAFGLPGQPMSVEIESTGGYGNYVKKTLGKIRIDRSGEYTFRVKPDPDGWQPMNLRQLELRLR